The genomic segment TTCTTTGCGACAAAGTCTTTCCACTTGGCTTCGTCCTTATCCGAGTCGAGGCTGATGCTGAGCACCACCAGCGGCTGCTCAGAGAATTTCTGCGCGATTTTGCGGATGTGCGGCAATGCCTCGCGGCACGGGCCGCACCACGTGGCCCAGAAGTCGATGAGCACGACCTTCCCAGCCAGGCCATCGAGCGATATATGCTGTCCGTCGAGAGTGGTGACCGCAAACGGCGGCGCCATGACTGCGCGTGCAAGATCGATGTTGGCGAGGTATCGCTTTGCGCGTTCATGAACAACGGATGCCGAGTTCTCGCGCTCCAGATAGCTGCTGAATTCTTTGCGCGCCTGGTCATCCTGATGCATATGCGCGAGCGAAACTCCGAGCCCGAAGTGCGCCGCAATCAGATTCTGATCGGCATCAAGCGCCGCACGAAATTCGTCGCAGCTCTCGGTGAAGCACGAGTCTCTCTTCTTATTAACGCCCTGCTCCTGCAGGCTCAACCCGATCAGATAGTGCACGTTGGCCTTATCCTCGTTGGTCACCGCGGAGGGAAGCATCTCGCGGGCGATCTCTTCGGCGCCTTTGTAGTCGCCGGTGGTCAGAGCCAGCCTGTAGGCCCGGCGTAGGCACTCGGAGCAATGGCCGCCGTCCTGCTTGTTGGCTTTGCGGAAGTCGCTGATGGCGGAACCGTAAGCACGGTGGCGCTCCCAGTCGAGGGCAGAGTTCCAGGTCTTGAGCGCTTTGGGATCGGTGGGTTCGCCGGGCTTCGGCGGCGTGGCGGGAGTGTCGGCGGCGAAGACAGCGGTAGAAGCGGAGAGAGCGAGCAACAAAGAAAAGGCCAGAGAGCGGCGCATGCGGGACCCCGGAAGCCAATTGAATAGAAGGTTCCCGAGCAGTTTACCGCGAATTGTGAGCTAGGATCCTGTCTTGCGATCGTCGTCGAGGACTTCGTCTAGAAGACCGCGCAGGGTAATGGCGCGCGCCTGGCCTGTGCGGACCGTGGCGCCGCCTTTGGTGAGCTGCGAGAGTTCGTCGGCGAGGTTCAGCGCGGCGAGCACCGCGACGCGCAGGGAGTCGACGGTGCGGCCCTGAGCCGCGACGGCGCGCATCTTCGCGTCAACCTGCGCGGCGAGCGCACGGATGTGCTCGGGATCCTGCCCGGACAAGTGGTAGGACTGGTCGTAGATCTGGACGGTTACGTATTCGGAGGGCGCTTCGCCCATCGCCGTTTATACCTCCAGGGCATCGAGTTGCGAGAGGATCCTGTCTACGCGCTGCTTTACGGCTTCGCGCTCGGTGCGCAGGGAACCGATTTCCTTGTTCAGATTTTCGATGGTGCCGGTCTGTTCGGCCACTTTTTCTTCAGCGGCGACGGCGCGCAGTTCGGCTTCGCCGCGGGCCATGCGTTCGCGCTTGACCAGGTTGACGGCGCGCAGCACGCGCTCTTCAAGAGCCGTAAATTCATCGGCGCTCATGGCCACCGTGGCGGCGCCATTATGCTCGTTGTGAATCTCTTCCGCAACCGCGGTATCAAAGGACAATTCCGACATGTAAGGACCTCCGCGCCTGATGCGCTTTAAGTATCACAGTCGAGTATAGCCGCGGTGGCGGTTGTGGAAGGCTCAGGCGCGCAGCCGCGCACCTGCCTTGCCAACGGCTTCGACGACGCGGGTTTGGAAATCCTGCAAGTCCTCTTCGCGGAGGGTGCGATCGGGGGCCTGGAAGGTGACGCCGAGCAGGAGCGAGTAGTCGCGGCCGAGCTTTTTGTCGCGGAAAACTTCGCGGGCGTGCCAGTCGACGAGCTCGGCAATGCTGAGGCCGGCGATGGCCTGATCGAT from the Occallatibacter riparius genome contains:
- a CDS encoding redoxin domain-containing protein is translated as MRRSLAFSLLLALSASTAVFAADTPATPPKPGEPTDPKALKTWNSALDWERHRAYGSAISDFRKANKQDGGHCSECLRRAYRLALTTGDYKGAEEIAREMLPSAVTNEDKANVHYLIGLSLQEQGVNKKRDSCFTESCDEFRAALDADQNLIAAHFGLGVSLAHMHQDDQARKEFSSYLERENSASVVHERAKRYLANIDLARAVMAPPFAVTTLDGQHISLDGLAGKVVLIDFWATWCGPCREALPHIRKIAQKFSEQPLVVLSISLDSDKDEAKWKDFVAKNGMTWLQYRDGGFDGSIAKQFGVHAIPATFTIDADGVLEDQHVGDADIEGKLKKLVARAAEVQKRKQIEVAADPVNQKN
- a CDS encoding cell division protein ZapA, yielding MGEAPSEYVTVQIYDQSYHLSGQDPEHIRALAAQVDAKMRAVAAQGRTVDSLRVAVLAALNLADELSQLTKGGATVRTGQARAITLRGLLDEVLDDDRKTGS